The sequence TCATGCAAACGTTATTAATATTTAAGCCTTGAAAATCCTGCCATCTACTAATCCCTTGTACATTAATAACATTGATAACAGGTGAACAGAAGAGCTTTGAAAGGAAACAGGTTGGTTTTTTCCTTACCCTGATTTCTGACtcagttttctttcactgttgAGAAACACTGTTTCTTCCTCCACTTGTTCTGTTACTACGTTATTTCCAAGTCTCTGCTGAGAATTTGCTTCCCATACGCCATTACTACCAACCACCTGCAACACGAGGGCATCTGCTTTTGTGATATTCCCATCCTCAGGAGTCAGACTGTCCAAAGGAGAACAGCCCCCACGTTCAGAAGATTTGTGAAGGGGAGCTTCTAGCTGAAATTCTGCTTGAGTGTCAAAAATCAATTCCTGCGCTACATCAGCTTCCCGTTCTTCACCAGAATGTCCAGACCCTGATTTTGGTGTCTCTAACCTGGCAGAAATTTCTTCAGGGGATTTGTCACTGACTTCATTTTGGCTCAAAACAATCCAGCCCTCATCTTGCCCACAGCTTTCTGGCGATCTCCTTTCATCATCCACATTTTGAGGCACAACAGAAGAACTTTCCTCTGCTAAGTTAACAGAGTCCCATTCAGTCCTCCAAACACAGCGGCCTTCCCTTTCATTTATTATGGAGATTGGCTGAAATGTATCCGAGGAGCCTGGTGAAAAGCCTTCATGAGATTCTGTTTGTTCAGCTACATTAACTTCTTGAAATGCAAAATCACTTCCTTTTGTTTCAAGGGTATCCCTCCTTGAAGGAGTATTTTCTTCCCCAGTAACAAGGACGTAATCCATCTCCGGTGAAGTTTGATCTCTGTGCACCTGCATCTGCATATCTTCCTTACCCTCTGTACTTTTCAGTTCAGGGCTCTCAGAGAAATTTCTTGGCTTATTCTCCCTACAAAGTGGGTCGGTGGCAGCTTctaaaaaaaaacaggcaaacagaAACTGTTTAGTTTTTACATTACTATTTTAGTCACCATGATTTCTTTAAACCAGTACAGAGAGCTAAAGCTTATTTCAGTTTGCTTTGACAGCCTCTGTTAATGTGTACTTGAACTTTataacatcatcatcatcattattattgttaAAGATTATACATTAACACTGTGATCATTCCTAAGGGACAAATGACTCAGTGTCCCATGTGCTAGGCCCTGTACAAACATCATAAATGATGTCACTGCTTCAATGTTTAAAAGCTCTAGATTAGTCTAGAAGGGTGATGTCAGAGGTCTTCCCAGAGCTCTGTACATCAGGGAGACACACAAACTTGAAACTTCACTCAAAGCCTCACCATGCAGCAGTAATAatcaaatatttccttctttctttgtcctGTGAAATTGCTCTGGAAAGAATGTAAGTTTTCTTACCATCAGGTGATCTTTTATCTCCACCTGGCGGTGAGTCGAGATCAGTTGTTTCTGCTTCGTGCTTGATGCCTTTCAAAATCTCAGAGGCTCCTGGAGCTACTTCAGACTCCAAGAGCGAAGGCACCAACACGTGATCTTCCTGAGTGCATCCTGTGGACGTGTCAGGCACCTGATCTTTGATTCTGTTGTCTTTGATCATTAGGGTGCCTTCTGCATCTTCCCAAGGAGTAAGCAgtggtaaaggcttttccaaataaACACTGTCACAAAACGGCTGCTGTAACGAGAGCTCATCCTTGGCACAATGTCTGCTGCTAGAGGGTGCGGTACCAAGAGATACATGGGAAGGTGGAGTGCACATCACTGGTGACTGATCACTAAGTGTTCCCTTAAACACAGGAGCATCATTTTCAGTTACATGTTTGGGTTCTTTTACTATGTCATCAATCAGCTGATTATTTGAATCAGATTCATGGTCTTCATTATCATCAGACAGAAAAGATCTGGGGAAGAATATATGCTTAGCACTTGATTCCCTTTCTGCTGCTTCATTGCCCACTACTATGCATGTGTTCATTCCATTGCATGTGCTTGACGGGGTATTAGTGACTGAAGTGTTACTGATGTTATGTTCTACCCCAGTTTCAAATCCATCGGTGTGTTCATCTGGTATTTCTAATTCGTCACCGGTTATTGCTGTACGGCCAAGACCAGAATATTTTCCAATTTCAGCCAAAGCACTCATTTCTTTTAAGCTTTGTTCTGGCATATCAGGTAGAGTAAAATCAGTGGGAATAAAATGCATTTGAGAGTTCACTGTTTGAGCTGAATCAAATGCTGTTTCTTGATGGCTTGCTGGAGTATCACCTTCTTGGAATATATATTTCGGATCTAAGGATGTTACTCCTAAAACTTCAGTGGGGATCATAAGTGAATCAATTTGCTCAGTAACAACTTTCCTTTCTATACCATATTCTTCCAAAATTGCAAATGCAGAAGGCTCCTGAGCATTAGGAGAGATAAGCTGATAGGATTTATTGGTCTTTCCTTGATCACAGTCCTGGGGACTGTCACTTTCAGATTGTGCCTCCAACTTCCGCATTAATAACTGATACTTTGAATCAAAATCTGCCTCTTTACTCATATCTGACAGTGTGCAAATCAGCTGACTATCTTTGTCTTCGGATTCCACCTCAGTCGGAGAAGATGGGAGAGAGGCATGCCTAGCATTGTACTCCTGGCACACATCTGGACTGCTTGATGCCTCTGAACTCCTGTCTTGGTCACAGTGACTTAATATATCAGGATTTTCGCTGTCTCCTTTCAAAGTGAAAAGCTGCTCAGCATTAGTCCACAGGTCAGGTTCCACTGAAAACAGCTGATTACTTTCTTGAGGGTTATCCTGTAAAATATCTGGGATAAGCGCAGTTTGGGGAACTAATATATTCCACCCTGGACTTGACTTCTCTGTCATTTCAAAAGATAAGTCTTCTACAGTAAAAGCACCTGATGGGGAGCTGTGCAATTCTAGTGTTTCACAGATATCCAGTTGTTGTTCTTGAGGAATGAGACTTGCATCTCCCTCACTGTCATTTGGTTGAGCAAGTAGTGTGTTTTCTTGAACTGGTGTATTTGACATACTTGGTTCACAATCTTCTGAGAAACGATTCTGTGGAGTCAGATGATCTCCCTCATCTGTGAGAGAAGGCAGCTTTTTCAAGCCGCCTCCTTCTTTGTCCAGAATGAAAGGATCAATTTGCTTGAACTGTACACTATCTTGATCTATTTGACTATCATGAATATTCCTAGGCAGTGCTagcctttcatttcctttttcactgCAGTACAGGAGGGGAGCCTGAATTCCTTCATTACTTGGGTCAGTGAAATGTGCATCTCCTTGCTCTTCATTTGGTATAGGTGGTCCCCAGGAGTCCTGCTTACTGTTTAACTGGTTTGCTACAGGAAGATTTGAAGCAAAACACTGATCTTCCACTGGCTTTTCTTCACAAGTTCGTGAATTCCACCATTCTGAACTGCCATCTGGAACACCAAATGTTTCTACTGTGGACCCTGGTTTGAATCTTGAATCAGCTTCCAATGACTTATTCCACAAATCTAAAGCTTTTGAAGAATATTCTTCGTTACCACCAACTGCAGAAGTCAGTGTAGTATCTTCACTCATTTGATGCAAACACGAGTCTTCTGTAGAACCTGTTTTTCTACCAAAAACAGTCTCTTGAGCTTTTCTCTGAAGCGTTTCCCAGCGGTCTGAATGTCCAGAAGCCTCATTAGGCTCAGTTATAGTTAAGTCATCCTTTGATATATTCCCAGCTTTAACTGTTTCAGGATTCTCATTTAAGATGCCTACCTGGACCTCCTCTTCCACCTTACGCTTCGCACGTAAATTCTCTTCATCTGTTTCAGGACTGGGTTCATTGGATTGTGCATAATCCTCTTCGATTTCAAACagcctgtgtttctttttctcgTATGTGGAATCTTCACTAATCACTGCTGGACACGCATCTGAATTCTCTGAATCCTCATTTATTTCGGGACTTGACAAAGAAGATACAGTATCATCATCTACATGGGCATTccaaaaatctaaatttttagGAACTTTGTGTTCAGTGCTTGTTTCAAGCCCTTCTTGAAATTCATTCccaaattcatttcttttatgAACCTCCTCAAGCTTTTTATCATTTGTAAAATCCCACATACCTCTACTCTCTTTGTGATGACTGGCAACTGGAAGGTCTCCCCATGCATTCACAGATGCATCACTTAAATCAGGACTTGTTCCACTTGAGTGTGTATAATCATTTATTGAATCACTCCACATACTATCTTCTTCCAAATAACTTTTGATCTGTATATCTTTAGAAACGCTACTTGTGGTGTTTGCCATTTCAAGGACTTCGCTTGCCTCAGGACTTGTTCCAGGAGAATGCAAATCTTCCCCTGGCTGTGAATTCCAAGCAGTTTGGGGAAAACTACCATGAAGTGTCATACACTTCTCTCCAAAAAGGTTATGAGCAGATTCTAAACTTTCAGGATTTTCAATTCTCCCAGCATCTGTGTCATGTGAAAATGAACTTTTAACTACAGACATATCTGTAACGTCAGGAACACTGACATACCCAGCAGAAGGACTCTTCTGAAATTCAATTTGTGGAGATGCATCAACGAAAGATTCTTCATGAGTGCCGCTCAGTTCTGGGCTATCTTCAGAAGACACTAACTCAGAATTATAAAGGCCTAAGTGATCAGGAACCACATCAGATAAGCTATCTTTCTCTTCTCCTAACACTTCTGCTGCTTCATTCGTTAAAGGAATTGATGTGGCTAAGTGAGAACCACTCTTCCCAGAGTCACTGCAGATGCCTATGTTTCCAGGCATTTTAGAAGATTTATCCTCATGATTATCACTACCCCTACCAGAACTTTCAGAGATGCTTTCCATCTCAGGACTTGGTGCATCATCTGTCACTGTAGCCTCCTTTTCACTTTTCTCAAAAAGTGGCTGTGATGTTTCACTATAACTGTAATTTTGTGGCCTGGAGTCATCAAAATGTTCGTAATTTCTATCTTCCTCAGAAGCACTTAAAGATTCTGCATTGTTCTGTAataattctttcctctcttcctgacTGACTAAATTACTGTCATTGGAAAATGACACATTCTCTTTGTTCAAAGCGTCCAAACTAACACTACTCCTCACTTTTTCTAGTGAGCTGGCAACTTCACCCATTgacctgttttcttctgaatctgCATTACATGAAGAGTCACTGTCACCTTGCTCTGGTTTGTTACAAATATCACTAATATTTTGCTGTCCATTTGTTTCATCTGTTCTCTTaaattcctcttttccttcctgagagATGGCGACGGTACTGTAGTTCTCCCTGTCTTCCTCATAGTCCTGCTCTGCCTGCAAACTCCATGAGTTTCGCTCCAGCACTGACTGCCGACTATCCAGCTTTTCATTATCATCAGCAGTGTTTTGTGCTCCTTCCTTACCCAGTATCTCACTTCCTAAGTCAAATGCTTTCAGGTTCAAATCGTTACCAGCACCTGAAGTTGCTGTAGGTGTGTCTGTGTCTTCTACAGGAACATTGCTCACTGTTTCTACGTTTTCAGATGTACATCTACTATTTAGTTCATTCTGTGGTGGTGACAAGTCATGCATTGTTTGATTGTGTACTGGTGTTACTCTTCTGTTTTGAGAGACAGAAAGGTTATTTTCACCAGTAagtttctcagctgaaaaatacTGATTAGCTGTTTGTTCTGAATTAAGTAAAGGTGTACCAGTGGCAGAAAGAGCAGTAATCTCAGAACTTCTTTCTTTTAATGGGGTTTCGTTATTTAAGGGTGTGCTCCAGGTGGCTGTGTTTCTGCAGCTTGAAAAAAGCATGTTTCCAGGGGATAATGGTTCCTTATCTGCTTTCTCAAATACTGTTGGTTCATCTAAATTTGGGTTCATGAATTTACCAGTAACTGCTTCTTTGTCCAAATCTTCgtcctcattttctctttcatctcCCACATACGTAGGTGATATATATGAATCAGATGTTGAATAATTGGTGTCTAGTGGAGAAACAACTAAATCTTCACCAATGTTTGATGAGCTAAGGTCTGAGCATTTATATGCCAAGAAGGTATCTTCCCATGGCACCACTACTTTCGTTACTTCTTTCCTGATATTTTTATCATATAAATTCCAGGTCTCTATGTTTTCAAATTGTTTTGGTCTATGTTTAGAGTCAActaatacctttttttcctctgtttgtaaCTTGAAATTGTTTTGCATATTGTTGATACTAAGATTTTTATTTCCAGATGTTCCATATTCTTCTCTTGAATAGTATCTCTCTTTATCCCAGGCTTCTGGAGGCACCTGAATAGGTGGGTTTTCAGTCTCCTTGTCCGCTGTCATTTCTGAAGAATCTGACAAGCTAGTTTTTGATACGGCCCATTCCTCAGGATTATtcgctgattttttttctctgtccagtTTGGGCATGTTCCACATATTTTCTGAAGATTTAGCAATATCATCTGCATCAAACTTAGTCCAGACTTCATAAGAGTCTCCAGCCAGTTGACCACCTTTCCCTTCACCAGCACACCACACATCTGATACCACAGGTATTGGCTGACTTGCCCTCCATGGGTCAGTAAAGTTCTCCAGTTCTTGCTCTGCCTTCTCAGAAGAAGCAGTTTGCAAACACGAACGCTCAGTCTTTTTCTCTTCGTTCTCTAGGTGATGATTATCCTGTTTAAATTGGCCATCCCACAGACCTGCTCTTGTGTATTCCATTTGCTTTGGCGGTCTCTGCAGGAACACAGAATCTGAGGCTCTTCTTTCAATATGTTCCCGTAACAATGGACTTGCTTTACAATCTTTCCATAAGACAGGGCTCTGAAATACAGATTCCTGCTCGCTTGAACTCCAAGTATCAGCATTTCTGGACTCTAGGTCAAAGCCATCCCACCAGCTCCCATACCTAACACGAGACTGAGAATAGTTTGTGCTAtccatttcattaatttttttaaatacatcttgtGGGAAAAATAAAGGCTGCCCATTATCTAATGGTGAAGTTTCCACAAGACTGTTCATAGGAGTTGGTGGAATTCTTGAATCAGCAGATTTCAGCATTTCAGGTGAAGAATCACCCTCAACTAAATCAATCAAGCTTGTAGTTTTCTCACATATATCTCCTGGATTCTCATCAAATTCAGCTAAATTGTCTTCCTCATTTGTTGTCATTAGTAAGTCAGTTGAATAATTTGCTATGTCATTTTCTAGTAGGTTTGCCTCATTGAGTTCTTTTTGCACAGTGGGTGGTTGTCCTTCTGATGAATCACTATTAAGGAAAAAGTCATCTGCTGGGGAACAGTCAACAGAACGAGAAGACGATTCAGATGGAGCTGTAACCACAGGTGCTAGGTCAAAATTGAAAAGATCAAAGTTATTGCTATTGTTTCTAGACTGAGGTTTTTGTTCTTCTGCTATTGTACCTTCAGGAATAGGGCTATAGGAATCAAAACCAGGCAGAAGACTGTGATGGGAAGCAGCACCTTCTGCGATAGGGCTATCATCACTAAGAAAAACAGAGCTCTCCTTGGAAGATCGGCTGCTTCTAATAGTGGCCAATCCACTGTCTGGACTCACAAGGTCCACATTAACGTCAACATGGGCTGGTATAGATCCATTGAGATCTTGAGGATTTTCTACAAAATTGGCAGAACTGGGTTGTGGTTCTACATCAGAACCATACAACTCCATAATACCAGAAGATCCTTGTGAAAGTGGAGCACTCCCAGCAACAGCTTCAGTAGAAGAAGTTCTACTGTTTGATACCATTTCTGGTTGTCTTCTATTTATAACTTCCTTAACTATAAGAAAGACTTGATCACAGGTCACCAGACAATTTTCTTGATGATATATGAGAATTTGGTCACATCCACATTCTAGAGGATCCAGCTCCAAACAAGGATTCTGACATTCTTCCAACTCGCAGCAGATCTGTTGAAAAACAGCATGTTTCAAAAGCCACTGCAATCGTGGGTACAACGGCACAGTACTATCTACTTCACTGTGTAACAGCCACGACTATCTGTTCTGGTTTAACTATTTCTTGGCCATTTTGCTGTAGTAGTCTTCTTATTAACTCTAAACAGATGAAGTATTACAATTCAGGATCAAAATATGTATTATAGGATTAGCAAGCATATTTACATGAAATTATACCATTTGACTTGCAAGTTCACTTTTCATCAGTAAATCAAAATCTAAAGAAGTGTTTAGTTGTTGCCATAAGAAATCTGAATCAAATACACAAAGCGTACCAAAGGAAACAAGTGTTTCTAGAAGGTGATAATTAGATTCATGAAATAGATTTGTACTGACCCTGAAAGCAATGAGGTCATTCAGGTATCCATCCCTAAAATCAGAAGTACTTAAGACTGAGAAAAAGCTACAGGAAGTTGCCACAGTGGTGGTTTCTTCCACTGGGGGATGAgtgtaatgaaaaaaatgcacCTGTCTTTGGATAAGCTAAAATCACAGTAATAATTTGGCTTCATTTCAGAGCATAAATTCTTTAGAGATGAACATACACATATAAGTGTTCTGGTCATCACCTTTTATAATGTGTTTGTTCATGACTCACTGTCAAAGTCTCATTGGTGACACTGCATTAGTGACATGACTGTGTCAAAGTTACAATACAAAACCAAGTcaaaacaagtggaaaaaaagatcTAGTTTAGCTAaattgaaagttttcttttttctctttctacatTTCTTGTGACCATTTGCTCTTTCTGTTAGACTCTCTGAAATAATCATTAATATCTGaactttttattttgcatcatGTAAATAATACAGCCATTTCAAATAGCTACTCATCTGCCAGCCAACTGTAGCTACTTATCAGCTCCACTTAATTATACAACACATTGTCATAtactattttaaagaataattttttttcagaaaagatatcATTTGATTCTTCTTCCAGGTACTTACTTGATTGCCTAGCTCTAAGTTTTCTGTATATACTGCTATTTGCCGTTTGGTTTGCTCTTCATCTGACAAATAGTTGGCCAAAATGACAAGTACATCAAACGCATATTTATCTATGAATGCTTTCAGATCACCAACAAGACTCCTGTGTACCATGCAGTCCTGAAAAATGGCAAGAAATTagatattaaaagaaatgttgatatattttccttgctcttttcatCCAGGTCTACGGTGAAAATAGCTAGAAATGTTAAGACACATCAATGGCTGTAACTAATAAGAGGATTCCTTTCATTTGTCAAAactgtcaaacaaacaaaaacaaacaaacaagatccAGTCTCACAGTGCGGTAATGGGCACTTATTtataaaaaatgctaaaataataaACGTGGGCTTTGCCTTCTTGAAGCTCTATTGCAGAAATGAAATACTTACCTGTTCCTGCTGTTTGCTTTTGCAAGGCTGCTTAAAAGTGACATACTGCTGCAATTTCTTGAATAAAAACccttttttgttagaaaaataaaaataattaataaaatttgttaatattttaaaataattatattaaaattatatttttaaggcAAAATCAGGCACTCAAAAGGAGAGTGCAGGTGCAAACTGAAATAGCACCCCTTCACATGTGCACTATGTCACATGACTGTATACATTTTTCTATTAATTATTTACTTCCTTTAGATCTCATCCTATGCTCTTTGAATTCTGTGCAACTCTTGCCAAAACAATAATCTCCAAAAATAAGGACACAGTGAGGCAAACtagttttaaaatctctttgtatCAGATACGGCTATTTTCATCCAATAAAAAATGCACAGAATGAATGTAAACACTGTGTTCATTGTTCCTATTCTCATTTACACTTTGATCGGGGCAATACAGAATCATTTAGATTTTGCAACATAAACCATGCACTGCTCTTTCTGATCTAGGGGCATAATGCACAAAGTACAAATCTCTCTCTTTAGTCCTCTGTCCCGACAACTGCCACTGAAATAAGGAACACAGTCTCAGAATTTTATTCTTATGTTTCTGCTATTGATATTTGAGATAATTTATTGTCGTCCTCTAACTAAGCATAATCTCATATGCTCTAATAGCTTTTCTGACGCTGCCAAGCTACGCTGGCCCTGAATAAACAGCAGTTCGTCATGAATACAACACAACTGTATATGCAGATTGGCATTTTATCCCCCCACATCTGTCTCCTACCTGATAAATTACTGTTTTGGTTACATATATACAAATACTATTTATTAATCTGCTCAAATGTGTCCACAAAACATGTTCCCTCCCTGTGAGttaaacttcaaaagaaaatctttgtCAAATGTTTTGAAATTATAAAGATTCTTTTTCTAGATCAGATATGAAGTTCCCCTTTGATGTCTGCATAGTACTTAACACTGAGTTTTATGTGAGTTTCATGCAGAGTGCTGCGTAAACAAAAGTCAGCTGTCATTTCGCTGGTGGACATTCATATGTGAAATCTGAACAGGGAGTTGCGGTGAGAAATTATAAGAATGTCCAAACAGGTAATACTTTTCTGAAGGTTCACGCACTGGCAGTATTTAAAAAAGTATCAAAATGTGGCTGAGCATACAGAAGTGATTGCAGTTACCCAGGCCTAAAAGCTATTGGGATAGTCACAACATATTGGAGTAAAAAACGTGAACTAAAACAGATTCCAAACCATCTGAAAATCCTGACAGCTCCTCATCTCAGCTGTCCACTCACAGCCAATTCAAGCAAAATGGGTGGTCAAGGGGAAGGATGTGGTCCAAGCAAGGATCTAGTCTGCAAAGTGTTTTACAGCTGTCCATAATGTAAATAAATGGTAATTCTAAAAAATGTCCCAGCTCTAAAGTTACGTGATGCTTTAGTTTCTATATTGCACTAAGTTTGTATCAGCTTGTATCAGGAATTAGAAAATTTCTATTAAAATCACCTAACTGAACTGGAAGCCTAATGAAAGTGACAGTGACTGCAGGAATTTCTGTCTTCATACCAGCCAGCATTTGGCATTCACAAAGCAGTAGGTTGGGAAGTGCAGATAATCTTACTTCCTGTAGTATTTTGAAGCAGAACCTCTTAATCTGCCCCACATAGGTAGGGAAGACTCCCCTGCAACAAGCACTGCCAACTGGACAGTCACTATATGCATGCAGGGCAACAGGAGGCATATTTCTAGGAATTAAGGCCAAGAACTGCCAAAGCAGTCACAGAACAAGACAAGGAACTGATCAGAACAAGACGCAACATTCATGTGCTAGCAGCCGCTTGGCAGTGTGGAATGGTTAACGCAGCAAGACTGCGGCACCTTTCAGTGTGGCACCAAAGGCCATACGATCAAAAGTCAGCTCTCTCAGTCAGAGCtggaaataaataagtaaaacgGCCATGGTAACAATTCTGAAGGTGCTGAAGCCTGAATTTGCATTATGTCCTACTGTCTGCTAACTTACATCGTACAGTCAAGAGAAACGCTGGAAAAGCGATGCAGCAGTAGGTGTCCCATTAGGTTGCTGCTTAAGTGGGGAAGCTGTCAAATATAAATCCTCACTGGAGCAGCTGGACTGAAGAGCTTCACACTGGATCACGCTAATACAAACACTAATAGGTCTGTACTACCTACATCATCACCTGATCCAGCTACCTGAGGCTCTCTGCATTTCTTGCACGCTCTCGATCTTACTGTTATCATGCACAGTGTGCATTATCTCTTCTTGGGGTTCTCCGCAGGTTGAAGACTCAGAAAAGCACAGAGATTAACACAGAGCATGCTACCAGTCCCTCTCCATCGGGTGCCAAGACATACAAGGAGACTAGTATTGcactgcatgttctttttctcctctggggACAAACAAGATGCTCAGCTGAATGGGACTATTTCTAGCCAAGACGTTAAGGGCACGTGTTATGCGATATTAACCGTCCTAAACAGCATACAATTAGAATAAGTATTACATGGCATTTAATTTTGACTTGAGAAAACAATGGCTAGAGCCATTCAGATGTGAAAGTCTGGAAATCTGGCACATCTGAAAGCGGAAGGGAATCTTTGTTTCATCTCATCCTCAAGTGGTACCTGAAATCTGTGCAGACTTCTGACAAGGCTCTAGCATGAACACA comes from Struthio camelus isolate bStrCam1 chromosome Z, bStrCam1.hap1, whole genome shotgun sequence and encodes:
- the LOC104152058 gene encoding protein prune homolog 2 isoform X2, which produces MEEFLQRARAQLNRSKCLEKVHVVLGNKSCDLDSLISALAYAYFLDKVSPPDVLCLPVLNIRRRDFSYFTETRFILEELNIPESFHIFRDEINLHQLNAEGKLSLTLVNSNTLTSEDKSLESAVVKVINPDEQCDGSLELQASSSSLVVKEILQEAPELITQQLAYLLRGSILFRCMSLEPERITEQQEKVLSILEEKFPDLPPREEIISVLQETQFNPQGISIEEVMLKDLKELSDGEIKVAISTVYMTLEDCMVHRSLVGDLKAFIDKYAFDVLVILANYLSDEEQTKRQIAVYTENLELGNQICCELEECQNPCLELDPLECGCDQILIYHQENCLVTCDQVFLIVKEVINRRQPEMVSNSRTSSTEAVAGSAPLSQGSSGIMELYGSDVEPQPSSANFVENPQDLNGSIPAHVDVNVDLVSPDSGLATIRSSRSSKESSVFLSDDSPIAEGAASHHSLLPGFDSYSPIPEGTIAEEQKPQSRNNSNNFDLFNFDLAPVVTAPSESSSRSVDCSPADDFFLNSDSSEGQPPTVQKELNEANLLENDIANYSTDLLMTTNEEDNLAEFDENPGDICEKTTSLIDLVEGDSSPEMLKSADSRIPPTPMNSLVETSPLDNGQPLFFPQDVFKKINEMDSTNYSQSRVRYGSWWDGFDLESRNADTWSSSEQESVFQSPVLWKDCKASPLLREHIERRASDSVFLQRPPKQMEYTRAGLWDGQFKQDNHHLENEEKKTERSCLQTASSEKAEQELENFTDPWRASQPIPVVSDVWCAGEGKGGQLAGDSYEVWTKFDADDIAKSSENMWNMPKLDREKKSANNPEEWAVSKTSLSDSSEMTADKETENPPIQVPPEAWDKERYYSREEYGTSGNKNLSINNMQNNFKLQTEEKKVLVDSKHRPKQFENIETWNLYDKNIRKEVTKVVVPWEDTFLAYKCSDLSSSNIGEDLVVSPLDTNYSTSDSYISPTYVGDERENEDEDLDKEAVTGKFMNPNLDEPTVFEKADKEPLSPGNMLFSSCRNTATWSTPLNNETPLKERSSEITALSATGTPLLNSEQTANQYFSAEKLTGENNLSVSQNRRVTPVHNQTMHDLSPPQNELNSRCTSENVETVSNVPVEDTDTPTATSGAGNDLNLKAFDLGSEILGKEGAQNTADDNEKLDSRQSVLERNSWSLQAEQDYEEDRENYSTVAISQEGKEEFKRTDETNGQQNISDICNKPEQGDSDSSCNADSEENRSMGEVASSLEKVRSSVSLDALNKENVSFSNDSNLVSQEERKELLQNNAESLSASEEDRNYEHFDDSRPQNYSYSETSQPLFEKSEKEATVTDDAPSPEMESISESSGRGSDNHEDKSSKMPGNIGICSDSGKSGSHLATSIPLTNEAAEVLGEEKDSLSDVVPDHLGLYNSELVSSEDSPELSGTHEESFVDASPQIEFQKSPSAGYVSVPDVTDMSVVKSSFSHDTDAGRIENPESLESAHNLFGEKCMTLHGSFPQTAWNSQPGEDLHSPGTSPEASEVLEMANTTSSVSKDIQIKSYLEEDSMWSDSINDYTHSSGTSPDLSDASVNAWGDLPVASHHKESRGMWDFTNDKKLEEVHKRNEFGNEFQEGLETSTEHKVPKNLDFWNAHVDDDTVSSLSSPEINEDSENSDACPAVISEDSTYEKKKHRLFEIEEDYAQSNEPSPETDEENLRAKRKVEEEVQVGILNENPETVKAGNISKDDLTITEPNEASGHSDRWETLQRKAQETVFGRKTGSTEDSCLHQMSEDTTLTSAVGGNEEYSSKALDLWNKSLEADSRFKPGSTVETFGVPDGSSEWWNSRTCEEKPVEDQCFASNLPVANQLNSKQDSWGPPIPNEEQGDAHFTDPSNEGIQAPLLYCSEKGNERLALPRNIHDSQIDQDSVQFKQIDPFILDKEGGGLKKLPSLTDEGDHLTPQNRFSEDCEPSMSNTPVQENTLLAQPNDSEGDASLIPQEQQLDICETLELHSSPSGAFTVEDLSFEMTEKSSPGWNILVPQTALIPDILQDNPQESNQLFSVEPDLWTNAEQLFTLKGDSENPDILSHCDQDRSSEASSSPDVCQEYNARHASLPSSPTEVESEDKDSQLICTLSDMSKEADFDSKYQLLMRKLEAQSESDSPQDCDQGKTNKSYQLISPNAQEPSAFAILEEYGIERKVVTEQIDSLMIPTEVLGVTSLDPKYIFQEGDTPASHQETAFDSAQTVNSQMHFIPTDFTLPDMPEQSLKEMSALAEIGKYSGLGRTAITGDELEIPDEHTDGFETGVEHNISNTSVTNTPSSTCNGMNTCIVVGNEAAERESSAKHIFFPRSFLSDDNEDHESDSNNQLIDDIVKEPKHVTENDAPVFKGTLSDQSPVMCTPPSHVSLGTAPSSSRHCAKDELSLQQPFCDSVYLEKPLPLLTPWEDAEGTLMIKDNRIKDQVPDTSTGCTQEDHVLVPSLLESEVAPGASEILKGIKHEAETTDLDSPPGGDKRSPDEAATDPLCRENKPRNFSESPELKSTEGKEDMQMQVHRDQTSPEMDYVLVTGEENTPSRRDTLETKGSDFAFQEVNVAEQTESHEGFSPGSSDTFQPISIINEREGRCVWRTEWDSVNLAEESSSVVPQNVDDERRSPESCGQDEGWIVLSQNEVSDKSPEEISARLETPKSGSGHSGEEREADVAQELIFDTQAEFQLEAPLHKSSERGGCSPLDSLTPEDGNITKADALVLQVVGSNGVWEANSQQRLGNNVVTEQVEEETVFLNSERKLSQKSGLVPENVGMDIPFAEGVLSPRSTEVRPEPPNSLDLNGSHPRRIKLTAPNINLSLDQSEGSVLSDENLDTPDEIDINVDDLDTPDEADSFEYAGQEDQTAIKDASQEESESIPEYTAEEEREDNRLWRTVVIGEQEQRIDMKVIEPYKKVISHGGYYGDGLNAIIVFAACFLPDSSRTDYNYVMENLFLYVISTLELMVAEDYMIVYLNGATPRRRMPGLGWMKKCYQMIDRRLRKNLKSFIIVHPSWFIRTILAVTRPFISSKFSSKIQYVSTLAELREMIPMEYVHIPESIVKTGCLSNDPEMTSMDQDIDMRLK